The window TCGTCCTCGTCTCGCCGCGGGAAACCGTTGATTGACCGGGACACTCAGGCGGGCGCGTAGCGGTTGGCCGGGATCGGCAGGCCGAGGCGCTCACGCAGCGTGTGCCCCGGCGGTGGTGCCGGGACCAGCGGGGCCAGCAGCGGCAGGTCGACGCTCTGCTCGGCCGGCAGCAGGCGCACGCCGTCGACCGAGCGGTGCAGGTCGGTGAGCAGGTCGTGCAGGGCCTGGGCGGAGCCGACGTGCCGCAGGCGCTCACCGCTCCAGGCGGTGGTGCCGTCGAGGCGGGCCAGTCGTTCGGTCGCCTTCTCCTGCGGGGTGTCGAGGACGACCTCGAGATCGACGAACACCAGCTGCTCGCGGCCGGATCGGTGCGGGTCGCCGGTCAGGACGATGTCGGCGTGCTCGTCCACGCCGAGGTGCTCGGGGGCGATCACGACCACCTGCCCCTGGGGCGATCGCGGGGTGATCAGCGGGCCCTTCACACTGAACGTGGCGCCGGTGAAGTCGATGTGGTGGACGCGCGCGGAGTCGAGGTAGCGGCCGGTGGGTACGTCGCGGATCACGGCGTCGTCCTCCCAGGAGTCCCACAACGACCGCGCCGTGACGATGACGTCCGCCACCTCGCCGCTCAGAGCGTCCCCACGCAGTGCGGGTGCACCGACCGTGGCGAGGGCCGCCGCGTCACTGGCCGCCCCCACGAGCCAGGCGGCCCGGCCGTGACTCGCGTGGTCGAGACTGGCCAGCTGGGTGGCCAGGTGGAACGGCTCGGTGGTGCTGGTGTGCAGCACGGGGGCCAGGCCGATACGACGCGAAATGGTGGACGCGAACGCGGCCCGGGTGCCCGCCTCGAGTCGGGCGGTGGCCGGGACGGGGGCGTCGTCGAAGGTCGCCAGGACGAATCCGGCGTCCTCGGCCTGCCGGACGGCACCGCGCAGGGCGGCGGCCGAGAGCGCTTCACCCGCGGCCGGGTGGGCGCCGGCTCCGTCGAGGTCGACGGCCAGGAACAAGGGGCGGGTCATCGCGACCTCCGGATCACGGCGTCGAGACCGTCCCGTGCGGCCAGGTCGTCCTCACTGCCGAGATCGTCGAAAGATCCGGCGTCTCGCCGGGGGACGACGTCCGAGGTGACCGCGCGCATCACGGCGCCGCACCCGAAGAGCGCGATGTCCTCGTCGTACCCGAGCCGCATGGTCGGGGCGTTCACGACCGGCTTCCTGCGCCAGAGACTCACCAGGTGCCCCCGTGCCGGCGGTCGCTCGCGGACGGGGTGCGGCGGGCGCCCTCACGGATCCGCTCCGGCGCATCCGGCGGGATCGGCTGGTCGGCGTAGCTGCGGACGTTGCGCCGTGAGATCAGCGCTTCCCAGGTCTCGGCCATGCGCTTTATTGTCTACCAAATCAATAGAGTTTACTAGAGGGAGGGCGCCCTGGCCTCACCGGTTCCCGGCATCACCGAGCCGATCTGCGACACAACCCTTCTCAAGCTGCGCCGCTACGCCGGGGTCCCCCGGCGTAGCGGCGCAGCGGCTCGATCGTTGAATCACCCCGGGCTCCAGCGTGTACGCGGCGCGAGGGCCTCACACGTCCCGCACACTCATCGCCGCAATCGCCGGAATCGCCGAAGCACTGCCCTACCGGCCACCGTGGCGCAGGGTCGGCAGGATGCTCTCGGCCACCCGGTAGGCCTCTTCCAGCAACGGGTTTGCCGACAGGATGAACGTGTCCACCCCCAGCGCCCGGTACTCGGTGAGACGTTCGATCACCTGCTCGGTGCTGCCGACCACAGCGGTTCCCGGGCCCGGGCGGAACAGGCTCATCCCCGGCCACAGGTTCGGTGACGTCTCCAGTTCACGCGCCCGGGCCGGCACCCGGCCACCGTGCTGGCGGAACTGCCGCTGCCAGCCCTCGCCGTCGTTCTCGCCGCGAGCGCCCAGCTGGCGCGCGTACGTGGCCTGGCTGGTGACGTCGAGCAGCCGGTCGGCGGCCGCCCAGGCCTCCTCCTCGGTGTCTCGCACGATCAGGTGCAGCCGCAGACCAAGTTTCAGCGAACGTCCTCTGGCAGCCGCTCTTTCCCGCACCCGGTCGAGCTTCTCGGTCAGCTGCGCGGTCGGCTCGGCCCAGGTGAGGTAGACGTCCACGTGCTCGGCGGCGACCTCGATCCCGGCCGGTGACGAACCCCCGAACCACAGGGGGACGCCTCCCTCCTGGAGAGGGGGCAGGTCCCGGAAGTCGGAGCCCGCGTCCTTCAGGTCGTAGAACCTGCCCCGGTGGTCGAAGACCTCGCCGGAGGTCAGGCGCCGCACGATGCCCCAGTACTCGGCCGACAGCTCGTAGCGCTCGTCGTGCTCCAGGTGCAGACCGAAGCGGCGCAGGGCCTCGGTCTGCCCGTTGACCACGTTGAACAGCAGCCGCGGGCCGAACAGGTGCTGAAACGTCAGGGCCTGCTTGGCCAGGGTCACCGGCGAGGTCAGGCCCGGGTGCACGGCCAGCAGCGGTCTGAACGTCGGGCCGGTGACGGCGGCCAGCGCGCTGCCCAGCGGCCAGACGTCGTACTGATCGGTGGCCAGCAGCGCCCCGTCGAACCCGAGGCCGTCGACGGCGGCGGCCAGGCGCTGGAGGTAGCCCAGGTCGGCCGGGCGGCGCCCGTCCGATTCCCAGGGGTAGGGGCCTTCTTTCGGGATGATGTACCACAGGACGTCGGTCACGGCCGGGCCTCCAGGGCCGCGTCGACGTGGGTGGCCAGGTCGGGCAGGTAGGCGTCGGCCACGGTGATCCGGGGCGACAGGAACCCACCGTCGGCGAGGATGCCGGCCGCTTCCTGCTGTTCGGCGATGACGGCGGCATCGACGCTCTGGAGCTTCCAGGGCAGGCGCGACAGTGCCTCCCGCCAGTCCTGCTCCTGGCCGCCGAGCTCGGCGGCAGCGTGCTCGGCGGCTTCGTCCAGGTGCGTGGCAGCCCAGGAATCGGCCTGTTGCAACGCCTTCACGACCGCGGCGAGGACCTGCGGGCGGTTCTCGGCCAGATCGCGGCGGGCGAAGAAGACCGACCTGTCGGTGATCACGTCGCCGGTCTCGACGAGTTTACGAACGCCGCCCTCGCGCAGGGCGCCGTACAGGTCGGCCTCCTGGGCCACCCAGGCGCCGATCTCGCCGCTCTTCAGCCTCGGCAGGGACGCTTCGGCCGAGGGCCTCTCCGAGACCACGTCGGTGTACGAAAGCCCGGCGTCGTGGAGGGCCTTCGCGACCAGGTGGGTGTGCCAGGACCCGACCGAGTGCACGACCGTCAGGCCGCGCAGATCGGCGACGGTGCGCACCGGGCCGTCATCGGCCACCAGCAGCGCCCCGTGCTCCGGTCGCGGCGTGGAGACCGCCGCGTAGACGATGTCGTGCCCGGCGGCCTGACCGGTCAGTGGCGGGGTGGCGCCGGTACCGCTGATGTCGATCGTTCCGTCGGCCAGCAGTCCCGCCGTGCGGGTGCCGTCCTCGAAGTGGTGGAAGACGACGTCCTCGCCGAACGGGGCCAGGGCCTGCTGGGCGAACTCCAGCCGGGCCAGGTGGTACAGGGACGGGTTGCTGACATGAACGCCGATGGTGACGGTCATCGTGGCTCTCCTTGCTTCTGCTGCACCCCGAGATCGGCGAGCAGCTGGGAACGGATCCGGGTGAAGGCGGGACGGGTGGGGTCGCGGGGCTGTTCGAGGTCGATGCGCTCGTCGCGGATCAGCGCGCCCTGTCGCAGGACGGCGACGCGGTCGGCCAGGCGCACGGCCTCCTCGACGTCATGGGTCACGAGCACGACCGCCGGCTGGTGGCGGGCGCACAGGTCGGCGACGAGGTCTTGCATGCGCAGCCGGGTCAGGGCGTCGAGGGCGGCGAAAGGCTCATCGAGCAGGAGAAGTTCGGGTTCCCGGACGAGGGCGCGCGCCAGGGCGACCCGCTGGGCCTCCCCGCCGGACAGGGTGCCGGGCCAGGCGTCCGCGTGCGCGCCCAGGCCCACCTCCTCCAGCGCGGCCAGCCCGAGCGAACGGGTCGCGGCGGTGCGGGGCAGCCCGACCACCACGTTGGCCAGGACCCGTTTGCTGGGCACCAGCCGGGGTTCCTGGAACACCACCGTGCGCCGCCGCGGCACCAGCACGGTGCCGCCGTCGGGATGGTCGAGCCCGGCGAGAATCCGCAGCAGCGTGGTCTTCCCGGTGCCACTGGCGCCGAGCAGGGCCACGAAGTCGCCGCGGGTGACGTCGAGGTCGATGCCGTCGAGCACGTGCCGCTCGCCGAAGGTGCGCCGCAGGCCGCGCACGATCACCGCGTTCGTCATCGTCGTGCTCCTGCCCGCCGCCACGGCATCAGAAGCCGTTCCAGGGTGCGGACGATCACGTCGGCCGCCAGCCCGAACAGGCCGTAGACGATGATGCACAGCGCGAGGATGTCGGTGCGCACGAAGTTCTGCGCCTGCGTCATCAGGTAGCCGATGCCCGCGGTGGCGTTGAGTTCCTCCGCCGCGATCAGCGCGACCACGCTGAGGGTCATCGACAGCCGCAGGCCCACGAGCAGCTGTGGCAGGGCACCGGGCAGGATCACCTCCCGGATCAGGGCGATACGGCCCATCCCGAACGTCCGCATCGCCTCGACCAGGCGCGGGTCGACCGTGCGGACGCCGCTGGTCGCGTTGACGTACATCGGGAACGTGGTGGCGAAGGCGATCAGCACGATCTTGGCCGTCTCACCGATACCGAACCAGACCAGGAACAGCGGGACGAGCGCGAGAAAGGGCACGGTGCGCAGCATCTGGACGCTTGAGTCGATCAGCTCGTCGCCGAGCCGGCTCAGCCCGGTGGTCACGCCGAGCACCAGGCCCAGGCTCAGGCCGATCACCAGGCCCAGGCCCGAACGGCGCAGGGACGTGGTGAGGGCGGCCTGGAACTCGCCGTCACCCCACAGTTCCCCGACCGCCCTGATCACCTGGGCCGGGGAGGCGAGGACCTCGGGACGCAGCAGGCCGGTGGACGAGGCGGCCCACCACAGCAGCACGAGGGTCACCGGCCCCACCGTCCGCAGCAGCGCGGAGGTCCGGGACGAACGGACGCGGCGGCTGCGGACGGCGGGCTCGACCAGTCCGTCGGTGGCGGGGTCGGTCACCGCGGTCATGACGCTCTCGTGCCCAGGCTCTCGACGTCGATGACCGAGGCGGCGACGTCGACCGTGCTCGTCGTGACCTTCTGCTCGGCGAAGAACTGGGCGACGGCGGCGTAACGCTTCAGGTCATCGTCGGTGATCGGCTCGACCTGTGCGCTGCGGCGCAGGAAGTCGAGGTTGATCTCCTTGGCCTCACCGGTGACGGACTGGGCTCCCGAGTCGGTGAACACGTTGACGTAGGGCTGCGGGTCGGCGATCAGCTGGGCGCTGGCCTCGTGCAGGTACTCGTACAGCGCCCTGACGACCTCGGGGTGCTCGTCGGCGAAGGCGGTGCGCACGGCCCAGACGGTGTAGTTGTCGGAGTCGATGTCCTCGCCCTGCACCAGCTGGCGGGAGGTGCCCTGGGCCAGGGTGGCCACGGTGTAGGTGCTCCAGGTGGCCCAGGCGTCGACCTGGCCGGAGCTGAACGCGGGCGCCGACTGGTCCGGGGCCAGGTACACGCGCTCGACCGAGTCGTACGGCACACCGGCCTTTTTCAGGGCCTGTAGCAGCAGGTACTCCCCCGTGCCGCCCTTGTTGACGGCGACCTTCTTGCCCTTCAGGTCTGCGACACTGGTGATCGAGGAGTCCTTCCTGACCAGGATGCCCTCACCGACCGGGTCGGGCTGACCGGTCGCGAACAGCCGAAAGCCCGGGTTCGCGGCCAGTGACCCGATGCCGGAGGTGATGGATCCCTGGGCCACATCGAGCTGGTTCGCGTTGATCGCCTGTGCGGCGGGGGCGAACGGACCGGAGCTGCCGGTCCATTCGACGCCGGCGCCGACCGCGGACAGCGCCGCGTCGAGGCTGCCGTCCTTCTTGCCGAGCGCCAGGATCCCGGCGTTTCCCGGGTCGGGGATGCGCACCTGGATCGTCGCGCTGTCGGCGGCCTCGGCGTCCGAGCCGCAGGCGGCCAGGCCACTCATCGCGACGACGGCCAGGAGCAGGGGGACGGCGACTCGTCTCGTACGGGTCATGACGGGTTCTCCTGATCGGCAGAGCTGGTGGGGGTGCGACGGGCGATCAGGTCGTGCGCCCGGCGCAGGGGTTCGTGATCGGCCCAGGCCCGCACGTCGACGGGCTCGGGCAGGAAGCCGTGCGTGCGCAGGAACTGCTCCTGTTCGGCCAGCAGGCCGAGGCGCTCGGCGGACAGGTCGAGGTGCAGGGACGCGCCGGCGGCGTAGGCCCCGGCCACACCGGCCGGGCCGGAACCGGTTTCGGCGGCGAGGATGCGGTTCACCTCGCCCGGGTGGGCACTCGCCCAGTCGGCGGCCTCGATCAGCGTGGCCAGGAACCGGTCGACCACGGTCGGGTACTCGTCGAGCAAACTCTGGGCCACGGTGATCGGGCGCGGGGTGCCGTTGTTGATCCGGCTGCGGCGATCGGGCTGGGCATCCAGATCGATCGCCGTGACCAGCCCGTACCGCTGAGCCGACTCCACCGCGACCGCACCCTTGACGTAGACGGCGTCCACGCGTCCCTCCTGGAGGGCCGTGAGTTCTGCCTCCCACTGGCCCCGTTCACGCGAACCCGCGGGCACGTCGATCAGCGTGGCGTCGGCCAGGGTGAGCCCGGCCAGGCCCAGGGCTCCCGCGAGACCGTGCAGGGCCATGGCCCGCCAGAAGTCGATGCTGATCTCGTGCCGCGGCAGGGCCAGGCGCAGGCCTCGGAGCTGCGCGGCCCCGGTGATGCCGGAGTCGGCCCGGACGAGCACGGCCTGGCGTTCCTCGATCCAGGTCAGGCCGATGAGCCGGGTGTCCCCACCGCGCGAACGGGCCCACAGCGCAGGGACGTTGCCGCCCTCGCGGAAGAGCGCGGGATGGGCGTGGGTGAAGTGACGCTCGTCGAGGGCGCCACGAGCGTCCTGGAACGAGCGCACCGAGATGCCGTCGGGGGCGAACTCGGCGCTCAGCGTGCCCCGGGCGGCAGCGATACCGGTGGCGGTGGGCACGGGACAGCGGGTGAACCACACCTCGTCGAGAGGTGGCGCTGCGGTGGTGGGCATGACGAAGCCACCCTTCTCATCATGTGAATGTCGCGCACTCTGCGATCTCGCTTCCGAAACAACCCTGACAGCAACAGTTTCAGAAGCACGGCTTTGTCTACTGATTTTGTAGGCTTTACCCAGACTGGCAGTTCCCGGTCCGGCGCGCAAGAGCCGATCTCTCACCATGTGAAAAGTGATGGGTCCGTCGATACACTGCGGAGGTGACCGACCACGCCACCGCGGAACGCGGGCCCGCCGGCGCCCAGGCCGTCCGCCGGGCCCTCGGCCTGCTGAGCGCCTTCCACGACAACGGGCCCGAGCTCAGCGCGTCCGACCTGGCGCGGCGGCTGAACCTGACCGTCCCGACCGCCCACCGCCTGGCCCGCACCCTGGTCGCGACCGGCTTCCTCGAGCAGAACGAGCGCACGCTGCGCTATCGCCTGGGCCCGGCCGTCGTCGAGCTCGGCCAGCTCTCGTTCCACCAGCGCGGCCTGCACCTGGCCCAGCCCGAACTCCGGCAGCTCGCCGACCGCACGTCCTCCACGGCCGACCTCGCGATCCTGGCCGGCACCCATGCCGTGATCGTGGCCGGCGGATCGGTGCACCCCCGCGGCGATCTCGGCCTGCGCCGCCCCCTGCATTCCACAGCCCTCGGCAAGGTCCTGCTCGCGTGGGCCACACCCGCCGAGGCCGCCGTCATCGACGAACTCGACCTGGCCGCGTTCACCGAACACACCATCACCGACGCCGACGCCCTGCGAGCAGCACTGGCCGACATCCGTGAGAACGGCTACGCGCTCAACAATGGTGAATCCATGCAGGGCGTGCGCACTCTCGCGGTCCCGGTGCTGGACGCCGAGGGCCACGCCCGCTTCGCCGTCGCCACCCGCACCAGCACGGCCGCCCTCACCGACGAGCGGCTCGAATGGTTTCTCGGGCATGCTCGGGCCTGTGCCGCCGCCTTGCAGATCCTGCTGCTACCACCGAGCCAGAGACCACAGCACCCCTGAAGCCTCGACCTCGCTCGATCCACGAGCGCCGCGTCCCGTCTCGATCACGAGATTCACGCGTTCGGGCACCTCGACGAATGCCTGGCAACCGTCGGAGGTCAGCCATGAGTGCCGGGGGGACGAGGCACCCGAAAGCGGCCAGTGCACGCGGCGCCAGGTCGTCGTGCGCAGAGGGAACTCCGCGGTCGTGCGCGCGCTGAAGCACCTCGGCGACGATTCGCTTCCCACATCTGGCCGCGTGCGTGCTGCACCGGCGTCGATGTGACGCCGTGTCCACTGCTGGGTGGCCAGTGCTCCGTCGGTCTTTCGCAGAGATGATTTAACGACTGAACTGTTTAGTCACTTGACTATCGGGTGCCCCAGCGGCACCCTGAAGTCATGACCGAGAGCCACCCCCCTCGCATCCGGAGCCTCGAGCTGCTGCGGCCGATCCTGGCCACGCAGCGCAGGGCCGCGGAGGACTGGGCGCGAAGCCGCGGCCTCACGTTCGAGCAGGCGGTGGTGCTCGGATACCTGGAGCAGCGTCCCGGCGCCATGCAGAGGGACATCGTGGAGATGAGCCAGACCACACCGGCCAACATCTCGCTCATGCTCAAGACCCTGGAGGGGCGGGGCCTGATCGAACGTCGCACCGAGCAGGGCGACGCCCGCAGCAAACGGGTGTATCTCACCGATGACGGCGTCGCACTGGTGGCCGGCCTGAACGCGTCGATGGTCGAGGTCGACGAGGCGATCTTCGAACCTCTCGACGCGGCCGAAATGGCCACGCTCGAAACGCTACTCACCAAGGTGAACAGCAAACTGCCGCACGGGCGACCGTAGCCCACCAGCTCACCGTCGCACGCCGCTCGGCGTGCGGGCGATCCCGCCTGCCCACTCACGGGCCCACCACCACCTCACCAAGGACGTCCGCCATGACCACCACAACCACATCCACATCCAGCTCTCCGGCATGGGAGGCGACCTGGGCTCAGGCCCTTCCCGACGTACGCGCCGACGCCGAGCCCTTCACCGACGTCACCCTGCGATCGCAGCTACGGGCCGGGATCGGGGGCCAGCGCGTCCGCGTCGAGTTCAGCAACCGCTACGGCGACCAGCCTCTGGTCATCGGGCGGGTCGCCGTCACCAGCGAAGGCCGCAGCGCTGCGGCGCTCTTCGATTCCGGCGTGGGGTGCTCGGTCCCGGCCGGCGAGTCGGTCTGGACCGATCCGGTGGATCTGCCGGTCAAGGGACACGCGATGCTGACGATCGACTTCCACCTGCCCGAGCAGACCCGATTCCCAAGGCTTTTCGCCAGCGTCAGCGACTTCACCTGCCAGATGTCCGAACCCGGCGACCACGTGGGAGCCGATCGGTTCCCGGCCGTCGCGGCACCGCCCTTCCCGATGCCGGACGACGCCGACATCTCCGTGCACGAGAGCGGGCCCTTCCTGCACACCGTGGACGTCACGGGCACGGCCCGCCACGCGGTGGTGGTCTGCCTGGGTGACTCGATCACCGCGATGGGCTGGCCCGAAGCAGCCGCCGCCCTCCTGCCCGTGGGATCCGGTGTCTCGATCGTCAACCGGGGGATCCCGGGCAACCGGCTCCGGCTGGACGCCGGCGCACCGTACCGGTCGAACGGACGCTCCGGTCTGCATCGCTTCGCCGAGGACGTCCTGCTCACCTCGGGCGTAGCCCAGGTGATCGTCGCCCTGGGCACCAACGACCTGGGGCTCCCGGGTGAGTTCGAGCCCCTGAACGAGCTGCCCACCGCCGACGAACTGACAGCCGCCTACCAGAAGGTGCTCGACCAGGCGTCCAGCGCCGGCATCGCAGCCAGCATCGCCACCATCGGCCCCCGCCAGGGGTCGGACAACCACGACACCGAGCGGGAACTGATCCGCAGCACCGTCAACGACTGGATCCGCACCCTCGGCCCCCGCTGCATCGACTTCGACCAGGCACTGCGCGATCCCGCCTCTCCCCTCGCCCTGGATGCCCGGTACGACAGCGGCGACCACCTCCACCCCAGCGACGCCGGGCAGATGCAGCTCGCCGCCACCGCGGTATCCGCGCTGAAAGACCTGCATCATCGCCGCCCCTGACCAGACACCCGCCCGACCCGCCCGACCCGTCACCAGCGAAAGCGACCATCCCATGACCACGACACCCCAGCAGCAGACAGATCACGACCGTGCGGTCGTCTCCGGCTTCTACGCCGCGATGACCCGGGCCGAGCAGAACGGCGGCTTCACCCCCGAGGACCTCGCCACCGTGGTGGACTTCTTCGAGAACGAACGCGAGGTGGAGATCAACCTTCCCGCTCCCGTCGGCGGCGTCTTCCACGGCCCCGACGACATCGCCGTCGGGCGCCATCGCATGCACGAACTGTGCGGTTTCACCCACCGCGACCACACCCAGGACGAGTACATCGCCGACGGACCCGGCCGCGTCATCTGCATCGGCGTGAACCACGGTGAGGACACCGAGGGCACCCCCTGGTCGATGACCGTCATCGAACTGGTCGACCTCGAGGACGGCAAGGTCATCCGCAAGCGCGTCTTCTTCCAGGACGCCGAGTTCCTCGGCCAGATCGCCCGCCAACGCGAAACCACGATCAAGGAAAGCCTCTTCGGCACCTACTGGACGACCGACAACCCCCTGATCGCCCTGCGCGTGAACGGCACCATGCCCGACTGACATCCCGCGCGCCGGCCGACAGGAGAGGAACCGCGGTCCCCATCGCTGGAGTGTCAGGAGACGTGACCAGCCCGTTCTGGTACGCGATCACCACCAGTTGCGCCCGGTCCCGGGCGCCCAGCTCGGACACGGTCCGGGTCAGATGCGACGTGACCTCGCCTCGAACCCGTCCATCACCGGCATCCGCAGATCCGAACCACGTCGACGCCCTCACGACGGGCCGGCTCCACGGCCTCACAGCCGTCAGGCCACCACACCCGGCGTCGGCATCCTCCTGGACGCCACACTGGCCCGGGTCTGCTGGTGCCCGCCGTGGTCTCGATCCTGGGCAGGTACAACTGGTGGCTACCCGTCCCGCCGGCCAGAGTGCTGCGGGTCGAGCCCTCTCCGCTGCGGCCGGACCAGCCGCCGCCGGACGACGCGACACCGGTCGATCGTGTCAGGTCAGCGAACTCCCCTCCGGCGGATCAGGCGCCCGGCCCGAACCCCGAAGACCACTCCGGCCCCGAGCAACGGAACCGCGCCGTTGCCCCGCAACCATGCCGGGCCAGAGGCCGGTGACGGTGACGGGTGTGATGCCCGGCCTGGGCCTGACACCGGGGCCGGGCCCGAGACCCGGGCCGATGCAGGCGCCAGGGCCGGATCCGGTGGAACTGCCGCCGAGGGTGGCCCAGGGGGCGTATCGGGAGCCCGCGTCGTGAACCCACCGGTGGCGCTCCACACGAGGGTGGCCAGCCCGACGAAAATCGCTTCCAGACCGAAGATGTAGGCAGCGAACTCGTGCCATCCCATCAGCGATGCGCCCGCCTGGTCCCCGGCCACCAGAACAGACAGGACGACGATCTCGCCGAAGCACATCGTGGCGACGGTCACGATCCCGGCGGCCCGCTCCAGAGCGTCCTGGGCCGGCCGCCGGAAGAACTGGGCCTCCACCGCGAGCGCGACGAACAACAGCGGGACGACCTGGCTGGCCTGGGCGAAGAATTCCTGGTCCACCCGGGTACCGACGGCGTCGGGGTCGGCCAGGGCGAAGTCCCACAGCGCCCCGGCGATCCAGGCGACGAAGGTACCGATGATCAGCGGCGCGAACGGCCTCAGCCTCTGCCACCCGGCCCGTGGGCGGCTCAGGAGTTCCCGGCGCGGATCGATGCCGAGGAAGACGGCCAGCATCAGGGCGAGCGCCACGATCCAGAGCAGGCACAGGCCGACGGACCAGACCAGGAGCAGCGGATCGTGGTACTCCCCGGCCGGGTTCCCCCATCCGACGGCCGCGAAGTCGATGGCCAGCGTCGCCAGGTACGCGACGAGGAACCAGCCGATCAAGTCCCGGCGCGGGAGCCTCGCGCCCAGCAGCCGGCGCAGGCGCACGGCCACGACGAACAGCACCGGCGCGGAGAAGGTGTCGACGCCGAGCAGGAGCAGGTCCCAGCCGTTCAGCCACCGGCCCAGGAGGTAGACCTGCGCGCTGTCGGCGACACCGCATCCGGGCCGGCGGTCGAGTTCGGCGCAGGCGTCGTACGCGGCGTTGACCAGTTCCTCGCTGAACGCGAACGGCACGAAGAACAGGAACAGCAGCAGGGACGCCCAGGCGACCGCCAAAGGGCTGCGTACCGGCTGGCCCTGACCCGTCATGCGGTGAGGTTAGGTCGCGTGGGCCATGATGCGGCAGGCTTTGACCGGGCCCGGGCCGCTCGCCTCTTCTTGTCCGCAGATACCCCGCCAGTCCACCGGGAAAACGCCCAGCCGCCGGAACACCGCGCGACATCGCAGATACCGCAGATACCGCACGGTTTCCGCCCCGTGCCGTCCCGCCCTGTGGCAGGCTGATCCCACGCCACATCAGGGGGGACTGCTGTGCTGCCGGAAATCCTCACGGGCGCCGCCGCTGCCGGGGGCACCGCCGTCGTCGCCGCCATGGCCGAAGACTCCTGGCAGCAGGTCAAGGCGCACGCCGTGCGCCTGCTGACCCGCGAGCCCGACGACCAGGACGCCGCCGAGCGCGTCGCCGGGCGCCTGGAGCGTTCCCGTACCGCCATCGAGACAGCCGCCCCGGCCCGGCGCGAGCAGGTGACCGC is drawn from Kineosporia corallincola and contains these coding sequences:
- a CDS encoding LLM class flavin-dependent oxidoreductase — its product is MTRPLFLAVDLDGAGAHPAAGEALSAAALRGAVRQAEDAGFVLATFDDAPVPATARLEAGTRAAFASTISRRIGLAPVLHTSTTEPFHLATQLASLDHASHGRAAWLVGAASDAAALATVGAPALRGDALSGEVADVIVTARSLWDSWEDDAVIRDVPTGRYLDSARVHHIDFTGATFSVKGPLITPRSPQGQVVVIAPEHLGVDEHADIVLTGDPHRSGREQLVFVDLEVVLDTPQEKATERLARLDGTTAWSGERLRHVGSAQALHDLLTDLHRSVDGVRLLPAEQSVDLPLLAPLVPAPPPGHTLRERLGLPIPANRYAPA
- a CDS encoding nitroreductase family protein, which codes for MAETWEALISRRNVRSYADQPIPPDAPERIREGARRTPSASDRRHGGTW
- a CDS encoding LLM class flavin-dependent oxidoreductase, yielding MTDVLWYIIPKEGPYPWESDGRRPADLGYLQRLAAAVDGLGFDGALLATDQYDVWPLGSALAAVTGPTFRPLLAVHPGLTSPVTLAKQALTFQHLFGPRLLFNVVNGQTEALRRFGLHLEHDERYELSAEYWGIVRRLTSGEVFDHRGRFYDLKDAGSDFRDLPPLQEGGVPLWFGGSSPAGIEVAAEHVDVYLTWAEPTAQLTEKLDRVRERAAARGRSLKLGLRLHLIVRDTEEEAWAAADRLLDVTSQATYARQLGARGENDGEGWQRQFRQHGGRVPARARELETSPNLWPGMSLFRPGPGTAVVGSTEQVIERLTEYRALGVDTFILSANPLLEEAYRVAESILPTLRHGGR
- a CDS encoding ABC transporter substrate-binding protein; the encoded protein is MTVTIGVHVSNPSLYHLARLEFAQQALAPFGEDVVFHHFEDGTRTAGLLADGTIDISGTGATPPLTGQAAGHDIVYAAVSTPRPEHGALLVADDGPVRTVADLRGLTVVHSVGSWHTHLVAKALHDAGLSYTDVVSERPSAEASLPRLKSGEIGAWVAQEADLYGALREGGVRKLVETGDVITDRSVFFARRDLAENRPQVLAAVVKALQQADSWAATHLDEAAEHAAAELGGQEQDWREALSRLPWKLQSVDAAVIAEQQEAAGILADGGFLSPRITVADAYLPDLATHVDAALEARP
- a CDS encoding ABC transporter ATP-binding protein; amino-acid sequence: MTNAVIVRGLRRTFGERHVLDGIDLDVTRGDFVALLGASGTGKTTLLRILAGLDHPDGGTVLVPRRRTVVFQEPRLVPSKRVLANVVVGLPRTAATRSLGLAALEEVGLGAHADAWPGTLSGGEAQRVALARALVREPELLLLDEPFAALDALTRLRMQDLVADLCARHQPAVVLVTHDVEEAVRLADRVAVLRQGALIRDERIDLEQPRDPTRPAFTRIRSQLLADLGVQQKQGEPR
- a CDS encoding ABC transporter permease, producing MTAVTDPATDGLVEPAVRSRRVRSSRTSALLRTVGPVTLVLLWWAASSTGLLRPEVLASPAQVIRAVGELWGDGEFQAALTTSLRRSGLGLVIGLSLGLVLGVTTGLSRLGDELIDSSVQMLRTVPFLALVPLFLVWFGIGETAKIVLIAFATTFPMYVNATSGVRTVDPRLVEAMRTFGMGRIALIREVILPGALPQLLVGLRLSMTLSVVALIAAEELNATAGIGYLMTQAQNFVRTDILALCIIVYGLFGLAADVIVRTLERLLMPWRRAGARR
- a CDS encoding ABC transporter substrate-binding protein translates to MTRTRRVAVPLLLAVVAMSGLAACGSDAEAADSATIQVRIPDPGNAGILALGKKDGSLDAALSAVGAGVEWTGSSGPFAPAAQAINANQLDVAQGSITSGIGSLAANPGFRLFATGQPDPVGEGILVRKDSSITSVADLKGKKVAVNKGGTGEYLLLQALKKAGVPYDSVERVYLAPDQSAPAFSSGQVDAWATWSTYTVATLAQGTSRQLVQGEDIDSDNYTVWAVRTAFADEHPEVVRALYEYLHEASAQLIADPQPYVNVFTDSGAQSVTGEAKEINLDFLRRSAQVEPITDDDLKRYAAVAQFFAEQKVTTSTVDVAASVIDVESLGTRAS
- a CDS encoding ABC transporter substrate-binding protein, translating into MPTTAAPPLDEVWFTRCPVPTATGIAAARGTLSAEFAPDGISVRSFQDARGALDERHFTHAHPALFREGGNVPALWARSRGGDTRLIGLTWIEERQAVLVRADSGITGAAQLRGLRLALPRHEISIDFWRAMALHGLAGALGLAGLTLADATLIDVPAGSRERGQWEAELTALQEGRVDAVYVKGAVAVESAQRYGLVTAIDLDAQPDRRSRINNGTPRPITVAQSLLDEYPTVVDRFLATLIEAADWASAHPGEVNRILAAETGSGPAGVAGAYAAGASLHLDLSAERLGLLAEQEQFLRTHGFLPEPVDVRAWADHEPLRRAHDLIARRTPTSSADQENPS
- a CDS encoding IclR family transcriptional regulator, whose translation is MTDHATAERGPAGAQAVRRALGLLSAFHDNGPELSASDLARRLNLTVPTAHRLARTLVATGFLEQNERTLRYRLGPAVVELGQLSFHQRGLHLAQPELRQLADRTSSTADLAILAGTHAVIVAGGSVHPRGDLGLRRPLHSTALGKVLLAWATPAEAAVIDELDLAAFTEHTITDADALRAALADIRENGYALNNGESMQGVRTLAVPVLDAEGHARFAVATRTSTAALTDERLEWFLGHARACAAALQILLLPPSQRPQHP